A part of Eschrichtius robustus isolate mEscRob2 chromosome 20, mEscRob2.pri, whole genome shotgun sequence genomic DNA contains:
- the NUFIP2 gene encoding FMR1-interacting protein NUFIP2, translating into MEEKPSQPQSQHHHNHHHPHHHPQQQQQQQSHHHHHYYFYNHSHNHHHHHHHQQPHQYLQHGAEGSPKAQPKPLKHEQKHALQQHQETPKKKTGYGELNGNAGEREISLKNLGSDEATNPISRVLNGNQQVVDTNLKQTVKSITFGKAGIKTRNFIQKNSMDKKNGKSYENKSGENQSVDKTDTVAIPNGVVTNNSGYIANGYMGKGADNDGSGSESGYTTPKKRKARRNSAKGCENLNLVQDKIMQQETNVPTLKQGLETFKPDYSEQKGNRVDGSKPIWKYETGPGGTSRGKPAVGDMLRKSSDIKPGVSSKKFDDRPKGKHTSAVASKEDSWTLFKPPPVFPVDNSSAKIVPKISYASKVKENLNKTVQNSSVSPSSSSSSSSSTGETQTQSSSRLSQVPMSALKSVTSASFSNGPVLAGTDASVYSPGGQPLLTTAANTLTPISSGTDSVLQDMSLTSAAVEQIKSSLFIYPSNMQTVLLSTAQVDLPSQTDQQNLGDIFQNQWGLSFINEPSAGPETVIGKSSDHKVMEVTFQGEYPATLVSQGAEIIPSGTEHPVFPKAYELEKRTSPQVLGSILKSGTTSESGALSLEPSHIGDLQKADTSSQGALVFLSKDYEIENQNPLASPTNTLLGSAKEQRYQRGLERNDSWGSFDLRAAIVYHTKEMESVWNLQKQDPKRIITYNEAMDSPDQ; encoded by the exons ATGGAGGAGAAGCCCAGCCAGCCACAGTCTCAGCACCATCACAACCACCACCATCCGCACCATCACccccagcagcaacagcagcagcagtcgcaccaccaccaccattattaTTTCTACAACCACAGCCacaaccaccatcaccaccaccatcaccagcagCCTCACCAATACCTGCAGCATGGAGCCGAGGGCAGCCCCAAGGCCCAGCCAAAGCCGTTGAAACATGAGCAGAAACACGCCCTCCAGCAGCACCAGGAAACGCCGAAGAAGAAAACAG GCTATGGTGAACTAAATGGTAATgctggagaaagagaaatatctttAAAGAACCTGGGTTCTGATGAAGCCACCAACCCTATTTCCAGGGTCCTCAATGGCAACCAACAAGTTGTAGACACTAATCTGAAGCAGACTGTAAAGTCCATCACCTTTGGGAAAGCAGGAATTAAAACCAGGAATTTCATTCAGAAAAACAGTATGGACAAAAAGAATGGGAAGTCTTATGAAAATAAATCTGGAGAGAACCAATCTGTAGACAAGACTGATACTGTAGCAATTCCAAATGGTGTTGTAACAAATAATTCTGGCTATATTGCTAATGGTTATATGGGCAAAGGAGCAGATAATGATGGTAGTGGATCTGAGAGCGGATATACCACTCCTAAAAAAAGGAAAGCTAGACGCAATAGTGCCAAGGGTTGTGAAAACCTTAATTTAGTGCAGGACAAAATAATGCAACAAGAGACCAATGTCCCAACCTTAAAACAGGGACTTGAAACTTTCAAGCCTGACTACAGTGAACAAAAGGGAAATCGAGTAGATGGTTCAAAGCCCATTTGGAAGTATGAAACTGGGCCTGGAGGAACAAGTCGAGGAAAACCTGCTGTGGGTGATATGCTGAGGAAAAGCTCTGATATTAAGCCTGGTGTGAGCAGCAAAAAGTTTGATGATCGGCCCAAAGGAAAGCATACTTCTGCTGTTGCCTCCAAAGAGGACTCGTGGACCCTATTTAAACCACCCCCAGTTTTTCCAGTGGACAATAGCAGTGCTAAAATAGTTCCTAAAATAAGTTATGCAAGCAAAGTTAAGGAAAACCTCAACAAAACTGTACAGAACTCTTCTGTGTCACCATCTTCATCTTCATCCTCTTCGTCATCTACTGGGGAAACTCAGACCCAATCTTCAAGTCGATTATCCCAGGTCCCTATGTCAGCGCTGAAATCTGTTACTTCGGCCAGCTTCTCTAATGGGCCAGTTTTAGCAGGGACTGATGCAAGTGTGTATTCTCCTGGGGGTCAGCCACTGCTAACTACTGCTGCTAATACTCTAACACCCATCTCTTCTGGGACTGATTCAGTTCTCCAAGACATGAGTCTGACTTCAGCAGCTGTTGAACAAATTAAGTCCAGCCTTTTTATCTACCCTTCAAATATGCAAACTGTGCTGTTGAGCACAGCACAAGTGGATCTACCCTCTCAGACAGATCAGCAAAACCTGGGGGATATCTTCCAGAATCAGTGGGGTTTATCATTTATCAATGAGCCCAGTGCTGGCCCTGAGACTGTTATTGGGAAATCATCAGATCATAAAGTGATGGAGGTGACATTTCAAGGGGAATATCCTGCCACTTTGGTTTCACAGGGTGCTGAAATAATCCCCTCGGGAACTGAGCATCCTGTGTTTCCCAAGGCTTATGAGCTGGAAAAACGGACTAGTCCTCAAGTTCTGGGTAGCATTCTAAAATCTGGGACTACTAGTGAGAGTGGAGCCTTATCCTTGGAACCCAGTCATATAGGTGACCTGCAAAAAGCAGACACCAGTAGTCAAGGTGCTTTAGTGTTTCTCTCAAAGGACTATGAGATAGAAAATCAAAATCCTCTGGCGTCTCCTACGAACACTTTGTTAGGCTCCGCCAAAGAACAGAGATACCAGAGAGGCCTAGAAAGGAATGATAGCTGGGGTTCTTTTGACCTGAGGGCTGCTATTGTATATCACACTAAAG aaatggaatCTGTTTGGAATTTGCAGAAACAAG ATCCCAAAAGGATAATCACTTACAATGAAGCCATGGATAGTCCAGATCAATGA